In the Hordeum vulgare subsp. vulgare chromosome 7H, MorexV3_pseudomolecules_assembly, whole genome shotgun sequence genome, one interval contains:
- the LOC123408681 gene encoding uncharacterized protein LOC123408681 isoform X2, which translates to MVVWTSMAVAGQRSMMADVVGMPHSAYHELRIKTMAADEQSLLVEEVEASVGKGSFGRAGGVQDRVEIQRPEVRLRRGRHYRWRCRFWRKTKKANIDHRPRKKYIFRVKKISFVTGFHS; encoded by the exons ATGGTTGTATGGACGTCGATGGCCGTCGCCGGTCAAAGGAGTATGATGGCAGACGTTGTGGGGATGCCGCACTCAGCCTACCACGAGCTCCGGATCAAGACGATGGCGGCCGACGAGCAGAGTTTGCTCGTTGAGGAG GTGGAGGCGAGCGTTGGCAAGGGTTCGTTCGGAAGAGCAGGTGGCGTACAAGATCGTGTGGAGATCCAACGACCGGAAGTTCGGCTCCGTAGAGGACGCCATTACAG GTGGAGATGCAGATTTTGGAGAAAAACCAAGAAGGCTAACATCGACCATCGACCGAGAAAAAAATACATATTCAGGGTAAAAAAAATCTCCTTCGTTACAG GCTTTCATTCATGA
- the LOC123408681 gene encoding uncharacterized protein LOC123408681 isoform X3, giving the protein MVVWTSMAVAGQRSMMADVVGMPHSAYHELRIKTMAADEQSLLVEEVEASVGKGSFGRAGGVQDRVEIQRPEVRLRRGRHYRCRFWRKTKKANIDHRPRKKYIFRVKKISFVTGFHS; this is encoded by the exons ATGGTTGTATGGACGTCGATGGCCGTCGCCGGTCAAAGGAGTATGATGGCAGACGTTGTGGGGATGCCGCACTCAGCCTACCACGAGCTCCGGATCAAGACGATGGCGGCCGACGAGCAGAGTTTGCTCGTTGAGGAG GTGGAGGCGAGCGTTGGCAAGGGTTCGTTCGGAAGAGCAGGTGGCGTACAAGATCGTGTGGAGATCCAACGACCGGAAGTTCGGCTCCGTAGAGGACGCCATTACAG ATGCAGATTTTGGAGAAAAACCAAGAAGGCTAACATCGACCATCGACCGAGAAAAAAATACATATTCAGGGTAAAAAAAATCTCCTTCGTTACAG GCTTTCATTCATGA
- the LOC123408681 gene encoding uncharacterized protein LOC123408681 isoform X1, with amino-acid sequence MVVWTSMAVAGQRSMMADVVGMPHSAYHELRIKTMAADEQSLLVEEVEASVGKGSFGRAGGVQDRVEIQRPEVRLRRGRHYRTRRIPRKIIASRLVAATTYLTSKLDLGPRYPVLLGDISIFHCVIYLYD; translated from the exons ATGGTTGTATGGACGTCGATGGCCGTCGCCGGTCAAAGGAGTATGATGGCAGACGTTGTGGGGATGCCGCACTCAGCCTACCACGAGCTCCGGATCAAGACGATGGCGGCCGACGAGCAGAGTTTGCTCGTTGAGGAG GTGGAGGCGAGCGTTGGCAAGGGTTCGTTCGGAAGAGCAGGTGGCGTACAAGATCGTGTGGAGATCCAACGACCGGAAGTTCGGCTCCGTAGAGGACGCCATTACAG AACTAGAAGAATTCCAAGAAAGATCATTGCTTCAAGACTGGTAGCGGCCACAACATATTTGACATCAAAACTAGATCTGGGTCCTAGATATCCGGTCTTGCTCGGTGATATTTCTATTTTCCATTGTGTTATATACCTATATGATTGA